The window AGATGGTCGCTTTTTCTTTGTTTTTTATCTCACAGGTTTTAAATACCTGTTTATAGGCTTCACTCACCTCCCAAGCACAATCAAGCGCTGTATCGATTGGCAGCAGGGCAAAGAGGTCGTCGCCTCCGGCATAAACGGTGATGCCGTCATGTTTTTTGATAATATCCGGCGCCTTGGCTGAAAAATCAGTAAGCGCTTTAGTGATGGTCGCTGCATCGTTATCCCGGATAAGTTCGCCCATACGGTCACCGTCCATCAGCAGCAGGGCGTAAAAATTTCCGGCACGGTCACCAGATGCCTTTTCCAGTTCAAGTAATTCGTTGACAAAAACCCTGCGCCTTTCTTCAGCAGTATCCGGATTATTCAGTGGAGTTCCCTGCTTATTCTGTAAAGCGGTCCGGTTCAGGAAGTTCCCCGAAAGTTTCTTGAAATCACCGGCTGCGAGCGGATAGGACTGTATCATTTGAATAACAGTATTGCCGGAAACAAGCGCGCCACGTTCTGTTTTGACCAGATCGGCGTAGGCTTTGGCCTTTCCATACAGCGTGTTGTCTTTTTGCCTATTCTTCAGGATTGTTTTCTGAAAAGGCAGGGCGGCAATGGAAACCGTGGACGGCCAGGTTTGCGCGGCAAGGTCATATCCGATGATATCCACGGCAACCTCAGGAAAAAAGCGCTTGACCAGGGCAATGGCGCAGAGCCGCTCATCTTCCCTGAGGTTGAGTCTGGAATCTAAGTTTTTCCTGAAGTTTTTCCAGAAAGCATCCTGGCTGCCGGATTCTTTGGAGCGGAAAAAACCGGACAGTTCCTGGTACTGCCCCATCAGGGTGCAATGGTCACCGCCTTCAACGGATATGGGTGGGGTCCGCCAGTTTTTGCGGTGGTCGAGCAGGCTAGTCTCTTTCTCGCTGCCGACGGTCCAGGCAATCTCCCAGAAGTTTTCAATCTGCCGCTCCCAGATTATTTCTGTCCCGTTTCCACGGGGGGCAGCCGGGCTGACAAAGCGCGCCCAAACTCTTCCGACGATCTTCCGCCACTCCTTCAGCAGCGCGTTTTGCGCTTGCCGGGCGGTCTCTGCCGCCTGTTGTTTATCGGAAAAGGAGGCTGCAAATCGGTTGGGAGCGACACCGTGCCTGACCTTATCCGTTTCAATCAATCGTTTAACGGTTTGAAAATCGGGCAGAAGAATTGTTCCCCCGGCTGATTCCACAGCGTCCATGGCCTTGTACGCCAGCCAGGAAAGCAGAAACGAACCGGAATACAGATCCCGGGTCCGGCGGGCCTGGGCAACAAAACCCTGCACCGGGCCAAAGGTGAGATGAAGCTGGAAGGTCATAAAGTCACCTCCATTGTCTGCTCAAATGTAACCTGACTTGGCGTCAACGGTGGCGTGACCGGATGTTTGCCGTCAGCGCCCATGACGCGGTCCAGAAAATTTTCTACTGGTTTCCAGAAGTCACCAACGCCGTCATGGGCAAGTTCAACAGGTGGACCCCCAAATTTTACCTTATCTTGCCTTTCCGGCAAAAACCTTGCAGGCAGATAGGTCAGCACCCCGATTGGTAGATTGTCTGCCGATGCTTGGTGAACATGAAAAAAAAGCGGTGAGGCCCGCCTGGTCAGGTCATTGTTGGCAGGAATTACCTGATCCTGTACATTTTTGCCATAATTATGGGGCAATCCAAACGTAATGCGCTGAGGGTGTTCAGTCTGTCGATCTCGGGGTTGGATTTTTCTGAAAAGATCATGATCAAACTGGAAGTTCTTTTCACTAGGCTTATTGAGCACTTTTCCATTCTTGCCCCAACTCCTGAAGAAAACAAAATCCCGACCCATTTGGTCAAGAGTCTCCAGCGGCGAATGAATGCCGTCCTGCAACAGCACTATCCTGCTATGGCCGGCAGCAAAAGCTGTCCATTCCGGGAGCAGTCCTGCAGCTCCACTCTTTTGACTACCGGTAGTTTCCTCGATTTTTGACTTGAATTCGTCAAACGTTTTCGGGGCGGCCCATATTTCAGTTTCATTTTCTTCAAGTTTCGTCAGTGTCAAACTTCCCCACCCACGGCGGCTGCGGCTGCCTATCCCGCCGCAGAGTCCCAGCAATTTCAATGCATCAGCGACTTCTTTGAAAACGTCCCCGTCCGCAACGCTGTTTCGAAAGAT is drawn from uncultured Desulfobacter sp. and contains these coding sequences:
- the cas10 gene encoding type III-B CRISPR-associated protein Cas10/Cmr2, producing the protein MTFQLHLTFGPVQGFVAQARRTRDLYSGSFLLSWLAYKAMDAVESAGGTILLPDFQTVKRLIETDKVRHGVAPNRFAASFSDKQQAAETARQAQNALLKEWRKIVGRVWARFVSPAAPRGNGTEIIWERQIENFWEIAWTVGSEKETSLLDHRKNWRTPPISVEGGDHCTLMGQYQELSGFFRSKESGSQDAFWKNFRKNLDSRLNLREDERLCAIALVKRFFPEVAVDIIGYDLAAQTWPSTVSIAALPFQKTILKNRQKDNTLYGKAKAYADLVKTERGALVSGNTVIQMIQSYPLAAGDFKKLSGNFLNRTALQNKQGTPLNNPDTAEERRRVFVNELLELEKASGDRAGNFYALLLMDGDRMGELIRDNDAATITKALTDFSAKAPDIIKKHDGITVYAGGDDLFALLPIDTALDCAWEVSEAYKQVFKTCEIKNKEKATISAAVIFAHYSIPLRQVIARAHSLLDDTAKEQTGRDAIALALFKPGGEICSWAGKFKQFKSGTQQENCFQPLTSKFKEADSVDSLSYSYLYNLKQRFSALEEDVGSFTKRDLIDLFTAELIHGSLDKDPEKAKMQREKAMDLISQLVAVCYDEKTKRLNFDGARLVRFLAVKGKEGNDR
- the cmr1 gene encoding type III-B CRISPR module RAMP protein Cmr1, which translates into the protein MKQITAYFRTVTPLFLGGAENTLEAELRPAAIKGALRFWWRTLQWGKGIQDAACLKKKEDTLFGSSEVIKSKDSAGKTIFQGGQARFLLMVESQCQPVEIKKGDVLSRIGDRAVHSSTNPNAIVGDGARYLGYGLMAAFPTRDKLTKKVIKKAGQLDRPCFAAPFEFTVRLIFRNSVADGDVFKEVADALKLLGLCGGIGSRSRRGWGSLTLTKLEENETEIWAAPKTFDEFKSKIEETTGSQKSGAAGLLPEWTAFAAGHSRIVLLQDGIHSPLETLDQMGRDFVFFRSWGKNGKVLNKPSEKNFQFDHDLFRKIQPRDRQTEHPQRITFGLPHNYGKNVQDQVIPANNDLTRRASPLFFHVHQASADNLPIGVLTYLPARFLPERQDKVKFGGPPVELAHDGVGDFWKPVENFLDRVMGADGKHPVTPPLTPSQVTFEQTMEVTL